A region of Anopheles merus strain MAF chromosome 2R, AmerM5.1, whole genome shotgun sequence DNA encodes the following proteins:
- the LOC121603762 gene encoding uncharacterized protein LOC121603762, protein MGGCRCTFRDCENGTASRKELHYFRYPVRDQERLIEWAKNADRLEFVDLPVDKVSNKVVCQEHFERKMFMNDLRDRLTKMAIPRLMLMPDETIVNVETGSIYIEGECSSSVQDKTVESVQTYSPHPAMKIRHIEHQQPVRRASDETPVKKIKILNIQNPSHHQNITPCEIIRIKTVSTPNGPARVGRLLNKKVFSLPSTSGPRTVNAKLISEENDESVVSDGNLNVDPILVEDSVQFSDSTSSASTSSANNQQHDAPNSTVGNTVQSPPEPVTVPVIDPALLEKMDQSVREIEKLQKLVQELANRPVPDVQPAAMPERVVMERGPQLTKAQLFNSIKRYLNPSMVTLLRMELFAGSADRQWKPDEKSLAVDMLSLGEEVYDYFKEEFRFRLPSKSDAKQWKETGDIDVDDAC, encoded by the exons ATGGGTGGTTGTCGGTGTACGTTTCGTGACTGTGAAAATGGCACGGCGTCACGGAAGGAGCTGCACTACTTTCGGTATCCCGTGCGCGATCAAGAACGATTGATAGAATGGGCGAAAAACGCGGACCGGCTCGAATTTGTAGACCTTCCGGTGGACAAGGTGTCCAACAAGGTGGTCTGCCAGGAGCACTTTGAGCGTAAAATGTTCATGAACGATCTGCGCGATCGGCTCACGAAAATGGCGATACCCCGGTTAATGTTGATGCCGGACGAAACCATCGTGAACGTAGAAACGGGATCCATCTACATCGAAGGCGAATGCAGCAGTTCGGTGCAAGACAAGACGGTTGAATCAGTACAAACGTACTCACCGCATCCAGCAATGAAG ATCCGTCACATCGAGCACCAACAGCCAGTGCGAAGAGCGTCGGATGAGACGCcggttaaaaaaataaaaatactaaaCATACAAAACCCATCGCATCACCAGAACATTACTCCTTGCGAGATCATACGGATTAAAACCGTGTCCACACCTAATGGCCCAGCACGTGTGGGGAGACTGTTGAACAAGAAAGTGTTTTCCCTACCCAGTACATCAGGGCCGCGTACAGTGAATGCAAAGCTTATCAGCGAAGAGAATGATGAATCGGTAGTATCCGACGGGAATCTGAACGTTGATCCGATCCTTGTGGAGGACAGTGTACAATTTTCTGACtcaacatcatcagcatcaacgTCATCGGCGAACAATCAGCAGCATGATGCACCGAACTCCACCGTTGGGAATACTGTTCAATCGCCGCCAGAACCGGTCACCGTGCCCGTCATCGATCCTGCACTATTGGAAAAGATGGACCAGAGCGTCCGCGAGATAGAGAAACTCCAGAAGCTTGTGCAGGAACTGGCCAATCGTCCGGTACCAGATGTTCAACCAGCTGCAATGCCGGAACGAGTGGTGATGGAGCGAGGACCGCAGCTAACAAAGGCACAGCTTTTCAACAGCATTAAACGGTACCTCAACCCGTCGATGGTAACGCTGCTTCGTATGGAACTGTTTGCGGGGTCGGCCGATCGCCAGTGGAAGCCAGACGAGAAGAGTCTCGCCGTGGACATGCTCAGTTTGGGCGAGGAGGTGTACGATTACTTCAAGGAAGAGTTTCGCTTCCGATTACCATCGAAAAGCGATGCCAAACAGTGGAAGGAGACAGGTGACATCGATGTCGACGATGCATGCTAG
- the LOC121603761 gene encoding galactose mutarotase, translating into MSSSSAEGNGSPDNSNSRPSGASVTIKSIDSKVEQRGSVTESYEMVDTGKSAPPVTLTVDGFGTVKHPKTGATETVKRFTWQNTDGMSVQVISYGAIITVMKVPDRNGRVDDVVLGFDDIPGYQTSNNPYFGATIGRIANRVGGGRFTLNGQEFQVTKNFDKRHQLHGGKIGFDKYNWEAFVDGTAVTLTHTSPDGDEGYPGAVMVSVRYELKADNRFEALFKATSTKPTPINLTNHSYFNLAGHATGHEEIYRHVVSINADKITDTDADSIPSGKFICVGGTPYDLRIPRELGPAMAKTAGKGFDDNFCLTKGTEQGRTFTARVIHPHSGRVLEVYTDQPGVQFYTSNFMPDPNKNINPKPVNAPEYYEVTRLEPLIPEGAADPPIRGKGGAKYCKHGAFCLETQNFPDAINQPNFPSAVLNPGAQYVHEVVYKFDVLRD; encoded by the exons ATGAGTTCCAGCAGTGCCGAGGGAAACGGTTCCCCCGATAATAGCAATAGCCGACCGTCGGGGGCTTCAGTTACAATCAAGTCAATAGACAGCAAAGTCGAACAGCGCGGTTCAGTGACGGAAAGCTACGAAATGGTCGATACTGGCAAGAGCGCCCCACCAGTCACCCTAACCGTGGACGGTTTCGGCACGGTGAAGCATCCCAAGACCGGTGCCACTGAAACGGTGAAACGTTTCACCTGGCAGAACACCGATGGCATGTCGGTGCAGGTCATTTCGTACGGGGCCATCATCACCGTGATGAAGGTGCCCGATCGCAACGGTCGGGTTGATGATGTGGTGCTGGGTTTCGACGACATTCCCGGCTATCAGACATCGAACAATCCGTACTTCGGTGCTACCATCGGGCGCATCGCGAACCGAGTTGGTGGTGGCAGATTCACCCTCAACGGGCAGGAGTTTCAGGTGACGAAGAATTTCGACAAGCGACACCAGCTGCACGGCGGAAAGATTGGGTTCGACAAGTACAACTGGGAGGCGTTCGTGGATGGGACGGCTGTAACGCTTACCCACACATCCCCCGACGGTGACGAGGGATATCCCGGTGCGGTGATGGTCAGCGTTCGGTACGAGCTGAAGGCGGACAATCGATTCGAGGCGCTCTTCAAAGCAACTTCGACAAAGCCAACGCCCATCAATCTCACGAACCATTCCTACTTTAACCTGGCCGGTCAT GCAACCGGGCACGAGGAAATCTATCGCCACGTAGTGAGCATCAATGCAGATAAGATTACCGACACCGATGCCGATTCGATTCCGAGTGGCAAATTCATCTGCGTCGGCGGCACACCATACGATCTGCGCATACCGCGCGAACTCGGCCCTGCAATGGCCAAAACCGCGGGCAAGGGTTTCGACGATAACTTCTGCCTTACGAAGGGCACCGAACAGGGCCGCACGTTTACCGCACGCGTGATCCATCCGCACAGTGGGCGCGTGCTGGAGGTGTACACCGACCAGCCAGGCGTGCAATTTTACACCAGCAACTTTATGCCGGACCCCAACAAGAAT ATTAATCCGAAACCGGTCAACGCTCCGGAATACTACGAGGTGACTCGCCTCGAACCGCTCATCCCCGAAGGAGCGGCTGATCCTCCAATTCGCGGTAAAGGTGGCGCAAAGTACTGCAAGCATGGTGCCTTCTGTTTGGAAACGCAGAATTTCCCTGACGCGATCAACCAGCCCAACTTCCCGTCGGCCGTACTAAACCCGGGCGCACAGTACGTGCATGAGGTAGTGTATAAATTTGACGTACTTCGTGACTAA